Proteins found in one Pontibacter sp. SGAir0037 genomic segment:
- a CDS encoding glycosyltransferase codes for MHPLPIISVICICYNHARFLAEALDSVLAQTYPAIEIIVVDDSSTDNSAALIKQYVQQHPQVKFISTGKNIGNCAAFNMAWKACKGDYIIDFATDDVLLPERLAEQVRAFEQLGPQYGVVYTDAQLIDEQSRPIGFHYKRDKQGRLQSFAPSGDVFIPLLKRYFISPPTMMIRRAVLEELEGYDTMLAYEDFDFWIRSSRKYLYFYLDQVLTKRRLHARSLSKQVYKKGDRQLASTVKVCYKAAGLIRNNSEKQALIHRVKYELRHAVFTENFEEAKALQLLLQQLKGSSKTGSIFKFMLDKQVRLRSFWKLYQYLRYKK; via the coding sequence ATGCACCCTCTGCCTATTATTTCTGTTATTTGTATTTGCTATAACCATGCACGGTTTCTGGCCGAAGCACTCGACTCGGTTTTAGCGCAAACCTATCCTGCTATAGAAATAATAGTGGTAGATGATAGCAGTACAGACAACAGCGCTGCACTTATAAAGCAGTATGTGCAGCAACACCCGCAAGTCAAATTCATCAGCACAGGAAAGAACATCGGAAACTGCGCGGCTTTTAACATGGCCTGGAAAGCCTGCAAAGGAGACTATATTATTGATTTTGCCACTGATGATGTTTTGTTGCCTGAGCGCCTGGCTGAGCAGGTGCGGGCATTTGAGCAATTAGGGCCGCAGTACGGGGTTGTGTATACCGATGCCCAGTTAATAGACGAGCAATCCAGACCGATTGGGTTCCATTATAAGCGGGATAAACAGGGGCGGCTGCAAAGTTTTGCACCCTCGGGAGATGTATTTATACCTTTGCTAAAGCGTTATTTTATCTCTCCGCCTACCATGATGATACGACGTGCTGTTTTAGAAGAGTTGGAAGGGTACGATACAATGCTGGCTTATGAAGACTTCGATTTCTGGATCAGATCCTCACGAAAGTACCTGTACTTTTACCTGGATCAGGTACTTACAAAACGGCGGCTGCATGCCAGGTCGCTCTCAAAGCAAGTCTACAAGAAAGGTGATAGGCAGTTAGCTTCAACTGTTAAAGTATGTTACAAAGCAGCGGGCCTTATTAGAAATAATTCAGAGAAACAGGCGCTGATACACCGGGTAAAGTATGAGTTGCGGCATGCGGTTTTTACCGAAAATTTTGAAGAAGCCAAGGCCCTGCAGCTATTACTACAGCAGTTGAAGGGGAGCAGTAAA